TGCTGAGCAATAGCAGTTTCTCAATTGCTgttattatctttttcttgCCATCTTCGGCAACTCCGCTAGTGtaacccttttctttttcccgtCACTCATATCTTCAGTTTTACTCATTTGTACAACTGCATATCTCAGCACTCCCAGGCTGTTCGAAAAGATGCAGATTCTGTTTCTTCaccgccccccccccccccccccccccccccccccccccccccccctgcCCCCCCACCCCCCTCTAATATCACCACGATTTTCTCAAAATGTTGTCTTTTTCTGTGTTAGAGGAACCAAAAGGAGGCAGCAATGAGAACCTGATCAAAGAGGCAACACCATTCACGATGAGGTCAAGATATTTAAATTGCCTTCAGCCTCCTAGTCCTTATTCCCTGATCTCTGAAGAAAGTACAAAAGAAGTCATCAAACTCCATTCTACTGCTATTTGTCGATAGATACTAAAGGCAGTTCCAAGAAAACATGAAAGCTAGTCAATCAACAAACAATAGCAAAGTAATGCAGCCCGGAAAAATAAGTCAAGAAACCTCAGTAAACTGATCCAAAATACAAATTCAAGAAACGGGGTGTCTCAACTAAAACATTCTTGGGGGCGAGCCATTGCTTACACCAAGATTCTGCTGATTCTGAAACGGGAAACTGCCAGTGCAAATTAGAGTGATAGTAGATAAGTCCAAGGGTATGTTTTGCTTAactaaagaaaagaaatgagaCAGAAAAGGCCACATTGCCTAAAAATAGTCAGCAAAGGCAAAATGGCAAAGAATGACGCATGTAAATGgaccaaaaaaaggaaagagtaaCTACACATCAGAAGGCTTAGCCTGAATATTATCCCCAGATCAAGCTCTTGGAAGTCATCCCCACCAGCAAACAACACAACCATTTCCTCATAATTTAGGGAATCTGTATACTTTTAGTACTTTATACCAATGATGCTGCAGTTCCTTAAGTCTgcttgaagaaaaaaaaaaaaaaaaggaactttGTAGTACAGGTCTGTACTTGATCTTCTCACTGGCAAGAATTTGATATGCTTCATGTCCATCCTCATATATATCCAACCGACATCAGCTTTCTTCTATCAACAAATTCATAGTACTGCATATGGACATCCATCATATAgtgacaaaaaagaaaaaagaaaaataaagatgaaTAAATAGCAAACACGAAAAACATGCATAAAGCCTGTTAGTCTCAAGAGCCTAGCCCACGATGTTGCCAATGCTCCAATCAACACCTAGGGGCCAAAACACCTACATAGCATATGCGAAGTACCAACTGAAGTTGAAAGCAGCTTTTCAGTAGAAGCGCTGCACTAAAAGCAGATTTAGGGAGTACAGCTGAATTGTAATgtaattgcagaaaataactGACCTCTTTCCACGATAGGCAAATGCTGAAATTGTGCAAAGGATCGACCCAGTAGGGACGCAGAGAAAGGCAGGGTAGACGCTCCATGTGTGTGGGTCAAGATTGAAAAAATGGTTCAGGGACCAACCTGGCAACAGGCACGATGGCGAATCGGAGGGAAGCCACAAACGGTTGAATGGGCAAGCAGTGCTTGGGGAGGGAGAGGCGACTGGCACCAGAACGATGGCGTAATCACGGGTATTGGATCAAGCAGAAGGCGAGGCCGTTGGTGAGCGGGGCGGATAAGGAGGTGGGGGAGCGGTTAGTCGAGCAGAAGGCGGAAGCCGGAACGGAGCGACGACAGCAAAGAGCGGTGAGGATGTTAGGAAGGCGCGAATCAACTGGGAAGAAGGCCGAACGGCGGGCGGGCGAGCGAGCGAtgaaggaaattttttttgggcggGAATAAAACGGCATAATTTCCAGCGTGGCAGGGGCAAAACTGGAATTACAATAACATGAGATTAACCCCAACACTTTTTATAGTAAAGTAAGGATATGTGAACAGGGAAGTAACTAACGcttttaaaaaggaaaatatcaTATTGGCAATGATAGAGAAGAATGGAATGGaagggaaagggaaaaaatataaaaaaataaaaataaaaataaaaataaaaattgttacTTTGGTCCACTTTGTCCAGATGGGCCTTTTAAAAGGTTTTAAATAAACCCTTATATGGCAGTGAAGCCTCATGTCACCACTTTCTCAACCACGCAGAGCGTTCCTCCAATAAAATCTCATCCTAATTATTTCGattagtaatttatttatcacaTGGTTAATGTTTGTCTTATTATTCCCTGATGAATTCGTACTACTCTTCTGAAAAAAAGCCCATACTGGCAGTCGATACTCTATACGTTAACTAACTAAGATCACGGCTTTCATAAGATGAGAAGTCGATAATGTAACATGAGCATCCATTGCATGGAACTTCAAATTTGCAGTGTATGGTAATGCGTTAGAAGGCAAACGAGTGATTTCCTAGAGGTACATCGATTGGTGATGTTCGGAATAACTGATTTCCGAGTCTAAATTGAATGATTTTCCGAACAATTCCTTCAGAAGCGGGTCACATCGAACTGGTGCAATCGGAATCCGACAGCATTAATTAGATGAGagtacattgccctgaaaacccGCCATTGGATCGTACTGATTTTCGGGTACATGACGCCCTGGACCCTCCGGGAGATCATTTGCAGCTTCGTCAACTCCCATTTATCGGATCGAGCGTACCTCATAAGGCGCTCGCACATTAATTACGGTCTCAGCGGATTGCATGCATGGAAGTTTACGTACGTACATCACAAGGCTCGCATGCAGTACAAAAAAAGGTCAAACGACCGtatatatcattattttttgcaattttaatatAGATTTTGTTTGCCGTTGCAGACCCAGAAGTCAGACTGATTTAGCAAAGGGGAAGAAGGGTGGGGTTGGAGATTTTGTTTGTAGACACAAAAATCCATGGAAATTATCAGCTACCTCTCCTCCTCCCGACACTTCACATGCACCCAACAGTGGGTCTTTTTTTGTCTCAATTCAACCCTAATCGATCCATTGCACGTCTCCAAATTGGCCATTTCATTCCCATTTCGGCCGACTGATTCTATACTGATGATCCCCGTGCATAGCCTGACGGTTGGCAGGGCTTTCCTCATCCTTATGGGATGAAGTTAATTCCTTCATTACAGTGTATGTACTCGCGCTGATACCGTATTATTTACGTGTGTATCGTGTGATTATGCAGATGTAGCGAGGCATACTGCACTAGTTAATCCCCGTATGCTTTGCCACAATCGGCTATATTAGCTTTACCATTCAAGCTTAGCTAGGTAGGTGGAGGGCTTATGGGCCGCACCATGTACAATGAACATTGCACGTGATAACAGCAAAAACCAATAATCCGCATTTAGAGATCAAGGTATCTTCTTAAGGGGTCCACTAGATTGTCCCCGTCCGACCAATGATGGCGAAGCATCGATGCATTAAAGCGTCCACTCATCGAGTGTAGTACAGTTGATTTGGATGCTTATTAAGAAAGCTAACGATctaatatttttcttgtacAGTGCGATCGGACTGAACGTATTATATTATCGGAAACTGTTTAGGGACAATAAGAGGGGCTACGCAAATGGGCATATTGGCGAAGGAGGGTTTGACCAGAGCAAGGGAACGTGGGCCGAAGCCAAAACATTTAATTTGACCAGTGAGAGTGCTCTCAATTGTTAGAAGGTCCCCAGACAAAGCTGACCATGCACCCACGTGACCCCTCcccttaatttaattaatttattctctctctttttttttcagtaacaactcaataaatttataatgatttttacgtggaaaaaagaaaataaagggcATAAGACAGTCTATATGATGAACTGTCCAATCCCAAATATCCGAGGAAATTCATAACTACAATTCATTTCCGTTCGGGATAAGAATCGTTATTTCATCTCGAAGCCACGATCACGCCGACTGTTATCTTATGGAAACACGAAGATGAATGTATAAAAGCCTGTTCTTTGCGTTAATTTCATGTAAGAATTTCGAGTGCCTACCTCTAATCGTTCAGAAATATTGCACGCGTGTATATTTAATCGTTAAGAATTAGTCCAGCTCAGCGACGAGAACTTTTCTTCATGCGTGGAAAGCAAATTGTGCAATCTGCCCTCATCGATGGTACGTATCATAGTGGAGCTATCTACTCGGTGGGATGGAAGAATATAATATACGATGATAGTGGACGCGTATgtgtacatgcatatatgGTTGGCAACTAAGGATAAGATAACCTTTTCTAATGATAATGAAAGCGAGCTAAAAGTACTCACTGGTCAGGTCAGTGGGGGTGCGTTGGACTCTTTCTGCCACTCTACCTATGCTATATATAGTGCGTGTCCCATAACACAGAACTAGAACTATCTACTTACCTTTCAGGAGCCCACATTACAATTATTCCACCCCACCAATAAATACATCCCATCAATTATATGATTCGGTGGGCTATCTCCTGCCATAATTTTTTGGGATAATTGCGCCATATGACCTAACGtttgaagaaaattttaattttaatccaaacttaattttttacctgagatatcTCAACGTTGACGCGTTGGTTTCACATCTAACCTGACGCTAACTTTCCGTCTAAAATcgacggaattgcacacgcGACACGTTAATTTTATAATGTTATTTACttgtattataaaattaacgtGCCACGGTGCAATTCTATCAATTTTGAACGAAAAGTTAGCGTCGGACTAGATGTGAAACCAACAAgtcaacgttgggatatctcaggtaaaaaatcgAGTTTGGATTAGAACTAAGAATTCTTTcaaacgttaggctatatAACGCaattaatcataatttttgttcccctagaagagagagaatttacCACTTAtccagcatatatatatatatatatatatttctccaTCCAATCCAATCCAATCCAATCCCATATGTCTTAATTATGCCATATATAGAAAGTTATGCTCGGAAAGGACAGTAATTCAGTGCTACATATTCTTACTTAGAAATTAGGCCGGTTTGATTTcgagattttattttaaaattacaattccaatttaactctatccactgcaaaacaaaataactcatacaaagtcaaagaatggaccccatttatatcactttttttcacaacaaaacaacataattcatacaaagttaaagggtGAGCCCCATTTTTTctactcaaaatcaaaatcaaaatcaaaatctgattttaaaatcctattatgaaatcaaacgcaacctaataatttttaatttgattgttATTAATAGAACTACATgtttaaaattattgttcTTATCGGGAAAAGTCAAAGAAATGAGTTATTTGAGGTGCGTGGATGTTAGATTCATGTGCATTCAGTCGATGCAGTAAAAACCCTCTCGACAGTAACATCTTCATTTAGATAGTACCTCCTAGTGTCTGGCTTACATCTAAATATTCCATAAAATCTAATGGGATGAAATCGCTATTAAGAACACGAgacaatttctcacggaattTCCAGCTCAACTGTCAACACTCGactgttaaaaaaaaaaaaaaaaaaaaaagaggggaaaCAGAGAATCCAGCACGTTACATCACTGTCACTGACTGCTCCTACTCAAATGAAGCCGAAGAACTTCGTCAACCCCATCATCTCCCTCTCCATCTTCACCCTCATCGTCCCTTAAGCCCAGCGCTGCACCCAAGCAAAGCATCCAATCCTCTGTCCATGTCATTCCTGATCCAATCCCACCAATGCGCATCACTTCTTCCACTCCTCTTCAccttctcttcctcctcctccctctctTCTTCGCCCTCCCCGCCGTTGTTAATGGGTTCGGATCGATGGGCCCCATCTCCGCCGCATTCGGCGAGAACGGCTTCTTCTGCGCCATCGACGCCAGCGGCCGGCAGAACGTCATCTGCTGGGGCAAgaactcctcctcctcctcgtcctcctccccctcctccCTGTCCTCTCCCTCCTCCCCCTTCAGCGACGCCATTCCCCCCATGGCCGCCCTCTCCGGCGGCGAGGGCTTCCTCTGCGGCATTCTAGCTAACACCTCCCAGGCCTACTGCTGGAGCTACTCCGACCCCACCGCCAACCTCGTCCCCTCCGTTTACCAGTCCACCGCCTACTCCCACGTCGCTGCCGGGAAGAGCCACGCGTGCGCCGTCCGAGGATCTTATTACTCCGACCAGGATTCCGGCACCGTCGACTGCTGGGAGATCGTCAGGGCCTCGAACCGCACCTTGAGCTCTGTCCAGAGCGGTCTGTTCTACGATCAGTCCATCAACAATCTCGTCTTCAGGAAGGTCGTCGCCGGGGAGGGATTCAGCTGCGGCGATGTCCGGGAAGGGGACATAGTCTGCTGGGGCCCGACCTCGGCGGGCCTCGGCCTCTCGGGGGTCTCGGACCGCTTCCAAGTTCTAGCCTCAGGGACAGGTTCCCTCTGTGGGATCTTAGAAGATTCCGCCGAGATTCGGTGCTGGGGCGACAACAGCTCCTTCAACGAACCTCCAGTCAGGGCCCGGTTCATCTCGCTCACTGCAGGTGCCCGCCATTTCTGCGGGATCCGGGAGGACACCCATGAGGTTGAGTGCTGGGGAAGTTATAATTCGTCGCTGCTTCCGAAAGGTTCGGGATTTATGGCGATTGCCTCTTCGGACTTCACCATCTGCGGCACGAGAGAAGGCGATCTAGTGCTCGACTGTTGGTACTCGAATGCTTCTTCTTCGGTTCCTGATTATAATCCTCCGCTGGAGCTGAGCAGTCCCGGCCTCTGCATTCCCCGGTTATGCGGCTCAGGGGAGTTTGCTTTCAACGCAAGCATCCTCAACGAGGCCGGCCTCACTAGCCTTTGTGTCCGGAAAGAACTCCAGATTTGCTCTCCATGCGGATTGAATTGCTCGGAAGGATACTTCTTGTCCAGCGAATGCACTGCCAACTCCGATCGGATCTGCACATCATGCTCCCTTTGCCAGAACAGCTCCTGCACGAACATTTGTGGGCTTCCTCCTCCCCAGGAGATGAAGCAAAGGCGCTTCCGGCAGATCCACCAATTTTTTCTGATCATTGGGTGTTCGGTCTCGGGATTCTTGTTTATACTATTGTGTGGGTGTCTTCTTCCTCGCATGATGGCTTCCCTTAATACCGCGAAAGAGAAGAAGACGGTTTTCGGTTCTTGTATCGGGAAGAAGGAGCCAAAGACTGAGCCAGATGGCGATTTCCTCCACCCACCGTTGGTTTCAACTCCTAGCATAGGGTCGGCCCAAGTGTTTCGCCTCTTGGAGCTGAAAGATGCGACCAACGGTTTCAAGGAGTTCAATGAGCTAGGAAGAGGAAGCTATGGATTTGTTTACAAGGCTGTTTTATCAGATGGGCGGCAAGTAGCGGTTAAGAGGGCCAATGCAGCCACTATAATCCACACAAACAGCAGAGAGTTTGAGATGGAGCTCGAGATCCTTTGCAAGGTCCGGCACCCCAATATTGTGAACCTGCTGGGGTACTGCTCGGAGATGGGGGAGAGGCTGCTGGTGTATGAGCTGATGTCCCACGGGACGCTCCACGATCACCTCCATGGGGGATTGTCCCCCTTGAACTGGGTCCTCAGGCTGAGGATAGCTATGCAGGCTGCAAAAGGGCTGGAGTACCTGCACAGGGAAGCTGTCCCTCCAATAGTCCATCGAGATGTGAAGAGCTCGAACATACTACTGGATGCTGATTGGGGGGCCCGTATAGCGGATTTTGGTCTCCTAACTCCGAGCGAGAGGGACCTCGGGGAGGATATGAAGGGTGATGTTTACAACTTCGGGATCGTGCTGCTCGAGATACTCAGTGGGAGGAAATCATATGAGATCGATTTCATGCCTCCTAACATAGTCGAGTGGGCTGTCCCCTTAATCAAGAAGGGCAAAGGAGCTGCTATAATTGACCGGTACGTGGCTCTTCCAAGAAATGTCGAGCCTCTACTTAAACTTGCCGACATGGCGGAGCTGGCTCTTCGTGAAGATCCCAACGAGCGGCCAACAATGTCAGAGATCGCATCATGGTTGGAGCAAATCGTGAAGGATGGTTTGATCTTGTAGTTTTTCTCTATTGGTATTGATCTTCGGCAACTGTACATTTGTTATGAGATTCTTGTACATTTGTGTTGCTTGGAAAGGAAATGTGTATTATTAATCACATCATAGGCtatttattcttgcttttacAAACATTTCACAAAGTGAAGGAAATGTAGTTCATATCACCGACACGCTCTTTCTCCCGAAACCGCGATTTTGCAGCGTCTTTCTGGTAAAAGTAGGATATTGTCCGAGATTCTTTATTCTGTTCCTCCAAAAGACGATATGTTTGCTGATTGGAAATTCAAGCATTGAATCCCAATACGCTAATGAACAATACGATCCCTTCTGTTTCCTTCGTTGTCAACATGTTATTTTCTATGATTTTCACGAATTGATGAAAGCCATTGTTTCATGAATACTCTGACTCGAGCTTTCTTGCGATCTTCATCATTCTCTCTAATGCCGTGTGCAAGAACCTGTGGTATTACACAGTTCAATCAGGATATCGAGAAGCGGGTGCTGTTTCAAGTCATTCGAGGCAGTTTTAAGATGAATCAGTCTCAATGCAGAAATAAATAGTACGAAAATTTGTTGCTCTGTGATGCGGGAAAGTGGATGAAAGATCCCTGCATTATGCAATCGCTACTCCCTTTCCAGAGATTCTGCCTTTCAGCAGAAAGACCGGTAGgagaggaaaaggaaatgaTGGGAGCATTTCGGATCAGGTCGAGCGTTTGATTTTGCATTATCCGGAGTGGCCCATCTGCAGCAacttgcttcttcttcttctgcaagTGGCATTGCTCGTTACCAAGTGCGACATTTTCAGGACATCACCTTCGCAAACGCAGCAAACTGATTCGTGAAAAACGCCCCTTTGCTGTCTGTCTCAGGTCTGCAGTGTTCACAAATGCATAGTTGGTTCCAATTCGGTCCATCCTTCATTCGCGCCACTGCAATGCGGCAAACCGGCAAATATAACCTGCAAACATCATTCGTATATGTTCAGCTCTATCCATGTCTTCGTGTCCGTGATTTGCAAAGCTTACATATTGTATTAAAGCAGATTACAGCCTCGACCATATTGGGCATTTATCACGGTTCAGATAAGTTCCTGGgggaaaaaacaaagaaagaaagaaaagaaaaggagaaaaaaattaatttagtaTATTTTGGTCAATTTAAGGCTATCTTCACATTTTCAATCTTATGGGCGGAAAAAACCAAACGACCACAGCTTCAAGAA
The sequence above is drawn from the Punica granatum isolate Tunisia-2019 chromosome 5, ASM765513v2, whole genome shotgun sequence genome and encodes:
- the LOC116206838 gene encoding serine/threonine-protein kinase-like protein CCR1; its protein translation is MRITSSTPLHLLFLLLPLFFALPAVVNGFGSMGPISAAFGENGFFCAIDASGRQNVICWGKNSSSSSSSSPSSLSSPSSPFSDAIPPMAALSGGEGFLCGILANTSQAYCWSYSDPTANLVPSVYQSTAYSHVAAGKSHACAVRGSYYSDQDSGTVDCWEIVRASNRTLSSVQSGLFYDQSINNLVFRKVVAGEGFSCGDVREGDIVCWGPTSAGLGLSGVSDRFQVLASGTGSLCGILEDSAEIRCWGDNSSFNEPPVRARFISLTAGARHFCGIREDTHEVECWGSYNSSLLPKGSGFMAIASSDFTICGTREGDLVLDCWYSNASSSVPDYNPPLELSSPGLCIPRLCGSGEFAFNASILNEAGLTSLCVRKELQICSPCGLNCSEGYFLSSECTANSDRICTSCSLCQNSSCTNICGLPPPQEMKQRRFRQIHQFFLIIGCSVSGFLFILLCGCLLPRMMASLNTAKEKKTVFGSCIGKKEPKTEPDGDFLHPPLVSTPSIGSAQVFRLLELKDATNGFKEFNELGRGSYGFVYKAVLSDGRQVAVKRANAATIIHTNSREFEMELEILCKVRHPNIVNLLGYCSEMGERLLVYELMSHGTLHDHLHGGLSPLNWVLRLRIAMQAAKGLEYLHREAVPPIVHRDVKSSNILLDADWGARIADFGLLTPSERDLGEDMKGDVYNFGIVLLEILSGRKSYEIDFMPPNIVEWAVPLIKKGKGAAIIDRYVALPRNVEPLLKLADMAELALREDPNERPTMSEIASWLEQIVKDGLIL